The DNA region GCGTTGCGGGACAGCCGCCGGACCCATCGACCGCATGCAATCAGGGGGATCACGACGGCAGGGATGACGAGCAGGACCATTGCGGAAAGCTTCGGGCTTGTGACCGTCATCATGACGATTGCCCCGAGCAGCATGATCAGGTTGCGCAAAGCCACGGAAGCGGATGCGCCGACCGCCGCCTTGATCTGCGTGGTGTCTGCCGTCAGCCGCGAGGTGAGATCGCCGCTGCGCGATTGATCGAAGAAAGAAGGCGACAGTCGGAGCAAATGACCGAAGACATCCCGCCGGACGTCAGCCACCACGCGCTCACCCAAAGTCGCCACGAAATAGTATCGGCAGGCGCTGGCGCAGGCCAGCACTGCCACGACCGCGATCATGGCCGCGAAGTAGCCGTCGATCGCCGAAAGGCCGTCCGGATCGAAGCCGAAATCGACCATTCGTCGTGCCGCCACCGGGATAGCGAGCGTGGTGACCGCTGCGACCGTGAGCGACAGGAATGCGAGCATCGCGCGTCCGCGATAGCGGGCCACGTAGGGAAACAGCGAAACCAGAGGACGCAGGCCGCTGCGCTTCGTCGAGATCGCATCGCGCTTCTTCGCGACCCCGCCTGACCGGGAGGAGGCGGCGTACGGTTCGAAGTGTTCGACAGTCGTCATGCGCATGCTCCAAGTGGTGACCGACTTAGGTCCGTTACGACGGGGCTTGCAAATCCGGTAAAGCCCTAATCCGGGTTTCTACGGTCTCCGAAGTAATCGAACTCGGCGCGGATCGGATCGGCCGAGAGGCGCGGTCATCGATCGACGAATCTGTCCTTTGCCGAAAGGACGGCACCGGTCTCGTCCCGGGCTGCGAATACGACGTCACCCTGACCGTCCGCCGACCCCGTCAAAGTGACCCGCAACGCTTCGGAAGTCTCGGGCCCGACCACGACGGACGAACCTGTCTGGACGCCCACGATGGCGAGTTTGGCGTCGACGCTGCTGACGGACAGCGCGTAGGTGTGCGGAGCCGACGACTTGTTCAGAAGCTTCACCGTGTAGGCGTTACGCAGCGAGCCGCCCGAGAGCTTGACCGCCACGGGATCCCGGTCGTGCTGGACCGAAAGGATAGCCGTGGTCTTGGTCGCGAACGCGACCATGATGATGCCGGCAAGCGCGAGGCTTGCGGCCGTCAGGCCGATCGTCTTCGGCCGCACCAGACGGTTGACCGGCGCCTCCTTCCGACGGCCTCGCTCGATGTTGGTCCAGCTTTCGTAGTCGATTAGACCACGGGCACGGCCGAGTTTGGACATGACCCCGTCGCAGGCATCGACGCAGAGCCCGCAGTTGATGCATGCGAAGTTCGGTCCCTCGCGGATGTCGATACCGATCGGACAGACGGCGACGCACTGGCCGCAATCGACGCAGTCGCCGGCGGGCTTGCCCTCGAGCCGGACTGCCGCAGCCTTCTTCGCAGACGTCCGCAGTTCACCGCGATAGTCGCGATAATTGACAGTGTACGCCTCCGGATCCCAGATCGCGCCCTGCAGCCGGGGCCACGGACACATGAAGGTGCAGACCTGGTCGCGCGCGAAGCCGGCCAGGCCGTAGGTCGTGCCGGCGAAGACGACGATCCAGGTCAACGCGTTCGTGGACACCTCTCCGGAAGCGAAGCCCCGCAGCAGGCCCGGCGCATCGGTGAAGTAGAAGATCAGCGTACCGCCGGTCGCGAAGGAGATCAGCAGCCAGGCCCCGTGCTTCGCGACGATCTGAGCCGCCCGCTTCGGAGTCAGGGACGCACCTCTGTTCTTCAGGCGCAGGCGGCGATCACCTTCGATCAGCCGCTCGACCAGCAGGAACAGGTCGGTCCAGACCGTCTGCGGACAGGCGAAGCCGCACCACAGGCGACCCGCAAGCGCATTGGTCAGGATCAGGATGGTGGCCGCGAACACCAACAGGCCGGTGACGAGATAGAGGTCCTGCGGCCAGATCTCGACGAAGAAGGCGTAAAGGCGGCCGTTGGCGAAGTCGAGCAGGACAGCCTGGTCCGGTGCGTTGGGCCCGCGGTCCCAACGGATGAACGGCGTGACGTAGTAGATCGACAACGTCAGGAGCAGGACGCCCCACTTGATCCGGCGGATCGTGCCCCTGACGGACTGGGGCACGACCGGCTGGCCGGCGGCGGCCGCGGCCTTCGCGCGGGTCTTGGCGTGATCGATCTCGATGGTAAGGGCCATGGCGGTCAGTTCACTGCGGCGAAGCCGAGAGAGGCCCGGACGGCGGGTTCGATGTGGGATGGGTCCCAGGCCGGCTCGAACGTCATCGTCACGTCGGCAGAGACGACCCCTGAGACGGCGGACGCGGCAGCCTGTGCCCCTTCCCTCAGGAAACCGGTCGCCGGGCATCCCGGGGTCGTCGCCGTCATCGTGATCCGGACCGCCCCTGCCTCGGCGGTGATGTCGTAGACGAACCCGAGATCGACGATGTTCTCGCCGAGTTCCGGATCGATCACGACCCGCAGCGCATCGCGCACGCGGTCGACGAGTTCGCTGGTCATGATGGGGCCCGGACGGTCAGTTCGTAGGCGGTGCCGTCCGAAGTGAAGCCTCCGAGCCAGCGGAAACCACGCTTTTCGAGTTGCGGAAACAGGAACACCGGCTCCCGGCGCAGCAGTGCCGACAATGTCTCGCCGGGCCCGAGTTTGTCCGCTTCCGCGAGGATCCGGACCATCGGCTCCGGAGGGTCGAGATCCCGGTTGTCCAGCGTGACGGCGGGGTCTGGCCAGTTGTCGAAGTTCGATGCCGCCGCCGCGGGCTCATCGGGCTGCGTCTCGGCTGGAGTGAAGAGGACTTCCCACTCGCCGCCTTCGAGAGCCTGTTCGGTGTGCGCGAAACCTTTCTTCTGCATCACCGCGAACAGAGGAATCGGCTTGAACGTCGCGTAAAGGCGCAATCCCTGCCCCGGCGCGAGGTTCTCCAGCGCCGACATGATCACCGAGAACGGCTCGCCTCCAGCGCGCAGGATCGGACGGACGTCGACGTCGATGTACTGGGTCATGATGCTCATCTCTCATTTTCTTGCGAACAGAAGGTGCGGCGCGACCG from Bradyrhizobium sp. B124 includes:
- the ccoG gene encoding cytochrome c oxidase accessory protein CcoG, which encodes MALTIEIDHAKTRAKAAAAAGQPVVPQSVRGTIRRIKWGVLLLTLSIYYVTPFIRWDRGPNAPDQAVLLDFANGRLYAFFVEIWPQDLYLVTGLLVFAATILILTNALAGRLWCGFACPQTVWTDLFLLVERLIEGDRRLRLKNRGASLTPKRAAQIVAKHGAWLLISFATGGTLIFYFTDAPGLLRGFASGEVSTNALTWIVVFAGTTYGLAGFARDQVCTFMCPWPRLQGAIWDPEAYTVNYRDYRGELRTSAKKAAAVRLEGKPAGDCVDCGQCVAVCPIGIDIREGPNFACINCGLCVDACDGVMSKLGRARGLIDYESWTNIERGRRKEAPVNRLVRPKTIGLTAASLALAGIIMVAFATKTTAILSVQHDRDPVAVKLSGGSLRNAYTVKLLNKSSAPHTYALSVSSVDAKLAIVGVQTGSSVVVGPETSEALRVTLTGSADGQGDVVFAARDETGAVLSAKDRFVDR
- a CDS encoding metal-sulfur cluster assembly factor, coding for MTSELVDRVRDALRVVIDPELGENIVDLGFVYDITAEAGAVRITMTATTPGCPATGFLREGAQAAASAVSGVVSADVTMTFEPAWDPSHIEPAVRASLGFAAVN
- a CDS encoding DUF2249 domain-containing protein, with the translated sequence MSIMTQYIDVDVRPILRAGGEPFSVIMSALENLAPGQGLRLYATFKPIPLFAVMQKKGFAHTEQALEGGEWEVLFTPAETQPDEPAAAASNFDNWPDPAVTLDNRDLDPPEPMVRILAEADKLGPGETLSALLRREPVFLFPQLEKRGFRWLGGFTSDGTAYELTVRAPS